From the genome of Halorussus caseinilyticus, one region includes:
- the sufB gene encoding Fe-S cluster assembly protein SufB: protein MSSEQDQLKETNTEERFSFKKDESAAVKSEKGLTEEVVRLISEDKDEPEWMLERRLRALEHWKKMPMPTDWPGQPDLSELDVEEIVPYIRPDVDKREGADSWDDLPEDIQDTFEKLGIPEAERKALSGVGAQYESEVVYQNMQEQWEEKGVVFCNMDEAVQEHEDLVKEYFMTSCVPPSDNKFAALHGAVWSGGSFVYVPEDVTVEMPVQAYFRMNSEGMGQFEHTLIIAEPGSEVHYIEGCSAPKYGTHNLHSGGVEVFVKEDAHVQYSTVQNWSKNTFNLNTKRSIVEKGGRMEWVSGSMGSKATMLYPCTILKGRGASANNITIAFAGEGQNIDTGAKVYHNAPHTKSTIESKSISKDGGRTNYRGLVHISEGAEHSSTSVECDALMFDNESTSDTMPYMEIDESKVDVAHEATVGKIGDEDVFYLQSRGLDDDDAKQMIVSGFIEPITEELPIEYAVELNRLIELEMEGSLG, encoded by the coding sequence ATGAGTTCCGAACAAGACCAACTGAAAGAGACAAACACGGAAGAGCGCTTTTCGTTCAAGAAAGACGAGAGCGCGGCGGTGAAATCCGAGAAGGGGCTGACCGAAGAGGTCGTACGCCTCATCAGCGAGGACAAGGACGAACCGGAGTGGATGCTGGAGCGGCGGCTCCGGGCGTTGGAACACTGGAAGAAGATGCCGATGCCGACCGACTGGCCGGGCCAACCCGACCTGTCGGAACTCGACGTAGAGGAAATCGTGCCGTACATCCGGCCGGACGTGGACAAGCGCGAGGGCGCGGATAGCTGGGACGACCTGCCCGAAGACATCCAAGACACCTTCGAGAAACTCGGCATCCCGGAAGCCGAGCGCAAGGCGCTGTCGGGCGTCGGTGCCCAGTACGAGTCGGAGGTCGTCTACCAGAACATGCAAGAGCAGTGGGAGGAGAAAGGCGTCGTGTTCTGCAACATGGACGAAGCCGTCCAAGAACACGAGGACCTCGTGAAGGAGTACTTCATGACCTCCTGTGTCCCGCCGAGCGACAACAAGTTCGCCGCGCTTCACGGTGCCGTGTGGTCGGGTGGCTCGTTCGTCTACGTCCCCGAGGACGTGACGGTCGAGATGCCGGTACAGGCGTACTTCCGGATGAACTCGGAAGGCATGGGCCAGTTCGAGCACACGCTCATCATCGCTGAACCCGGCAGTGAAGTCCACTACATCGAAGGGTGCAGTGCGCCGAAATACGGCACGCACAACCTCCACAGCGGAGGTGTGGAAGTGTTCGTCAAGGAAGACGCGCACGTCCAGTACTCGACGGTGCAGAACTGGTCGAAGAACACGTTCAACCTCAACACCAAGCGCTCCATCGTGGAGAAGGGCGGCCGGATGGAGTGGGTGTCGGGGTCGATGGGGTCGAAGGCGACGATGCTGTACCCCTGCACGATTCTGAAGGGCCGGGGGGCGTCGGCGAACAACATCACCATCGCGTTCGCGGGCGAGGGCCAGAACATCGACACGGGCGCGAAGGTCTACCACAACGCGCCTCACACCAAGTCCACCATCGAGTCCAAATCCATCTCGAAGGACGGCGGCCGCACCAACTACCGGGGTCTGGTCCACATCTCGGAGGGCGCCGAACACTCCTCCACGTCGGTGGAGTGTGACGCGCTGATGTTCGACAACGAGAGTACGTCGGACACGATGCCGTACATGGAAATCGACGAGTCGAAAGTGGACGTGGCTCACGAGGCGACGGTCGGGAAAATCGGCGACGAAGACGTGTTCTACCTCCAGTCGCGCGGTCTGGACGACGACGACGCCAAGCAGATGATTGTCTCGGGGTTCATCGAGCCGATTACGGAGGAGTTGCCCATCGAGTACGCCGTCGAGTTGAATCGGCTCATCGAACTCGAAATGGAGGGGAGTCTCGGATGA
- a CDS encoding alanyl-tRNA editing protein: protein MTEQRYLPDEDDVTEFEATVTEVGDDFLVLDGTYFYPEGGGQPADRGELSWGGGRAAVTKVRKNHGDVRHYVEDVDGDLPDPGDGVRGDIDADRREAHRRMHTAQHVVSRVVLDEYGAETAGNQIHADRSRIDFEPADFSEDDVDRIERLSNEAIERDFEVTKAERPREQAEERTEEGRALLDLIPDHVDPLRVVEIESFDYCPCGGTHVDSLGEVGRVEITNRKSKGEATERIEFVLGEA from the coding sequence GTGACCGAGCAACGCTACCTTCCCGACGAGGACGACGTGACCGAGTTCGAAGCGACCGTCACCGAGGTCGGAGACGACTTCCTCGTACTCGACGGCACCTACTTCTACCCCGAAGGCGGCGGCCAACCCGCCGACCGCGGCGAACTCTCGTGGGGCGGCGGGCGCGCCGCGGTGACGAAAGTGCGCAAGAACCACGGCGACGTTCGTCACTACGTCGAGGACGTGGACGGCGACTTGCCGGACCCCGGCGACGGCGTGCGCGGCGACATCGACGCCGACCGGCGCGAGGCCCACCGACGGATGCACACCGCCCAACACGTCGTCTCGCGCGTGGTGCTGGACGAGTACGGCGCTGAGACCGCGGGCAACCAGATTCACGCCGACCGGTCGCGAATCGACTTCGAACCCGCCGACTTCTCGGAGGACGATGTGGACCGAATCGAGCGCCTGTCGAACGAAGCCATCGAGCGCGACTTCGAGGTCACCAAGGCCGAACGCCCGCGTGAGCAAGCCGAAGAGCGCACCGAGGAGGGCCGCGCCCTCCTCGACCTCATCCCCGACCACGTGGACCCGCTCCGGGTGGTCGAAATCGAGTCGTTCGACTACTGTCCCTGCGGCGGCACCCACGTCGATAGCCTCGGCGAGGTCGGCCGCGTCGAAATCACGAATCGGAAGTCGAAGGGCGAGGCGACCGAGCGAATCGAGTTCGTCCTCGGCGAGGCGTAG
- a CDS encoding metal-dependent transcriptional regulator, giving the protein MNTADQYLKAIYLVQRMENGPASTGALADRLDVSPASVNEMIGKLQDRGLADHEKYKGVSLTDEGIEQARDALQTYCIIERFLHNVLEVEEFPSEAKALESVIDETVAERLDTIIDREPQCPDCFDAEADMCAELVGSEGEAD; this is encoded by the coding sequence ATGAACACCGCAGACCAGTACCTGAAAGCGATTTACCTCGTCCAGCGGATGGAAAACGGTCCCGCTTCGACCGGCGCGCTGGCCGACCGACTCGACGTGAGTCCCGCCAGCGTCAACGAGATGATTGGGAAGCTACAGGACCGGGGTCTCGCCGACCACGAGAAGTACAAGGGCGTCTCGCTGACCGACGAGGGAATCGAGCAGGCCCGCGACGCCCTCCAGACCTACTGCATCATCGAGCGGTTCCTCCACAACGTCCTCGAAGTCGAGGAGTTCCCGAGCGAGGCGAAGGCCCTCGAAAGCGTCATCGACGAGACCGTCGCCGAGCGACTCGACACCATCATCGACCGGGAACCCCAGTGCCCGGACTGCTTCGACGCCGAGGCCGACATGTGCGCCGAGTTAGTGGGTTCGGAAGGCGAAGCGGACTGA
- a CDS encoding DNA polymerase domain-containing protein, translating into MSDSGSTTTLGDFSDGGDGGRDVEAEARAVAGSDHQHADSVVGDDDWLPDPDGEVELSVVQVDYTVEGSGDDEEPIVHVFGRTSDNELEHVRVVGFKPYFYAPTDSLDAPPEESYDVLTGSETTDEDGDPYESIRGEKLTKIFGRTPRDVGNVRDDFDHYEADILFPNRFLIDKDIKSGIRIPERRDDDGVLYFHDELDRLEPIEVEADPRVHYFDIEVDDRSGFPEDGEEPIICLTTFDSYDDEYVAWLSDAPEGDADLPDALPGYDPIEDIDIEVRSFGDERAMLEAYLDYINETDVDIMTGWNCLPADSDIQMADGTEKEIQNVEVGDEVVGSNDQETTTATVTNKWRSEKEVLEFDLADGTTLRSSEEHRIMVGDDETVDWKEGGEIETGEYVLKPRSLNVDDPTVPSLAELVPEECQRFETEETVKEFKERLPYGAVTELATEFDASKGTLYHSETSVWTPKRCSHVAEKYDLAIPDGGTVYRRTGVDLERSITQHELYLAGLVLTDGSMSKSDGIRFYNTRKELHEQFDDDPHLEPDGKGCYKQNVLDYASMYGFNGLGIPFGDKNAVEVDLSPVYQMPEEYIASFLAGVIDGDGWVDTDVSVAVANPSTGDWFVKLFKRLGIYAERNGQVVRIPNAEREISVLRERVAPHMNHSTKVERLATFDTGKSGRTENIPYALFEAETGTDAKRIGRDKHRRGIHLKRHETDSEDWADYVFVAVEDVNVVGTETTYDIETTTHNFIAENCLVHNCDDFDTPYLIDRLDRLNKRNTSTEYDLDSDRLSRVNEVWDSDWGAPTVKGRVVFDLLYAYKRTQFSELESYRLDAVGEVELGVGKERYPGDIGDLWENDPERLLEYNVRDVELCVELDRKQDIVSFWEEVASFVGCKLEDATTPGDAVDLYVLHKAHGEFALPSKGKQESEDYEGGAVFEPITGVKENVTVLDLASLYPMSMTTINASPETKVDPDEYDGDTYRAPTGTHFRKEPDGIIREIIDETLAEREEKKSLRNEREPDTPEYERFDRQQRAVKVIMNSLYGVLGWERFRLYDKAMGAAITATGRDVIEYTQQTAKEMGYEVAYGDTDSVMLELGDDVSKGEAIDQSFQIEEHINEAYDDFAREELNAEEHRFQIEFEKLYRRFFQAGKKKRYAGHIVWKEGKDVDDIDITGFEYKRSDIAPITKEVQKRVIDMIVHGEQLDDVKEYVHDVIEDYQAGNVNLDDVGIPGGIGKRLDAYDTDTAQVRGAKYANLLLGTNFQRGSKPKRLYLEGVHPDFWQRMENEEGFEPSGNSREDRLYREFKQDPDVICFEFADQVPEEFDVDWDKMLEKTLQGPIERILEALGISWDEVKSGQEQTGLGSFV; encoded by the coding sequence ATGAGCGATTCGGGGTCTACGACGACACTTGGCGATTTCTCCGACGGTGGTGACGGCGGGCGCGACGTGGAGGCAGAGGCCCGCGCCGTCGCCGGGAGCGACCACCAGCACGCCGATTCGGTCGTCGGCGACGACGACTGGCTTCCCGACCCTGACGGCGAGGTCGAACTCTCGGTCGTACAGGTCGATTACACCGTCGAAGGGTCGGGCGACGACGAGGAGCCAATCGTCCACGTCTTCGGCCGCACGTCCGACAACGAACTCGAACACGTCCGCGTCGTCGGGTTCAAACCGTACTTCTACGCGCCGACCGACTCGCTGGACGCCCCGCCCGAAGAGAGCTACGACGTGCTGACCGGGAGCGAGACCACCGACGAGGACGGCGACCCCTACGAGAGCATCCGCGGCGAGAAACTCACCAAGATTTTCGGTCGGACGCCGCGGGACGTTGGGAACGTCCGCGACGACTTCGACCACTACGAGGCCGACATCCTCTTTCCCAACCGGTTTCTCATCGACAAGGACATCAAAAGCGGCATCCGAATCCCCGAGCGCAGAGACGACGACGGCGTCCTCTACTTCCACGACGAGTTGGACCGCCTCGAACCAATCGAAGTCGAGGCCGACCCCCGCGTCCACTACTTCGACATCGAGGTGGACGACCGGTCGGGATTCCCCGAAGACGGCGAAGAGCCGATTATCTGCCTGACGACCTTCGACTCCTACGACGACGAGTACGTCGCGTGGCTCTCCGACGCTCCGGAGGGAGACGCCGACCTTCCGGACGCCCTCCCCGGCTACGACCCCATCGAGGACATCGACATCGAAGTTCGAAGCTTCGGCGACGAGCGCGCGATGCTCGAAGCCTACCTCGATTACATCAACGAAACGGACGTAGATATTATGACTGGATGGAATTGTCTTCCGGCGGACAGCGACATCCAGATGGCCGACGGGACGGAGAAAGAAATTCAGAACGTCGAAGTCGGTGACGAAGTGGTCGGGTCGAACGACCAGGAAACCACGACTGCGACGGTCACGAACAAATGGCGAAGTGAAAAGGAAGTTCTCGAATTCGACTTGGCAGACGGAACGACGCTACGCTCTTCGGAGGAGCATCGCATTATGGTCGGGGATGACGAAACAGTCGATTGGAAAGAAGGCGGTGAAATCGAGACTGGCGAGTACGTTCTCAAACCACGTAGCCTGAACGTCGATGACCCGACTGTTCCATCGCTCGCCGAACTCGTCCCTGAGGAGTGCCAACGGTTCGAGACCGAAGAGACGGTCAAAGAATTTAAAGAGCGCCTTCCTTACGGTGCAGTTACCGAGCTAGCCACCGAATTCGACGCCTCGAAAGGAACACTCTACCACTCGGAAACGAGTGTTTGGACACCGAAACGATGTTCGCACGTTGCAGAGAAATATGACCTCGCCATCCCTGACGGCGGAACGGTCTACCGACGAACAGGTGTTGATTTGGAGCGGTCGATTACTCAGCACGAACTCTACTTAGCCGGGCTTGTCCTCACGGACGGAAGCATGTCGAAGTCGGACGGCATTCGCTTCTACAACACTCGCAAGGAGCTACACGAACAGTTCGATGACGACCCTCATCTGGAACCGGATGGTAAGGGTTGCTACAAGCAGAACGTTCTGGACTATGCGTCGATGTACGGTTTCAACGGACTTGGCATCCCATTCGGCGATAAAAACGCCGTTGAGGTTGACCTCTCTCCTGTCTACCAAATGCCCGAAGAGTACATCGCCTCGTTCCTTGCTGGTGTCATAGACGGAGATGGATGGGTGGATACCGATGTTTCGGTAGCCGTCGCAAATCCGAGTACCGGCGACTGGTTCGTGAAGCTCTTCAAGCGTCTCGGTATTTATGCCGAGCGGAACGGGCAAGTCGTACGTATTCCGAACGCGGAACGCGAGATTTCGGTTCTACGAGAGCGTGTCGCTCCTCACATGAACCACTCAACGAAAGTCGAACGACTCGCCACATTCGACACTGGAAAAAGCGGGCGAACGGAGAATATTCCGTACGCACTATTCGAAGCCGAAACGGGCACTGACGCGAAGCGTATCGGACGTGACAAACATCGTCGCGGAATCCACCTGAAACGGCACGAGACGGATTCCGAGGACTGGGCGGACTACGTTTTCGTCGCTGTCGAAGACGTAAATGTCGTCGGGACTGAGACTACCTACGACATCGAGACGACGACTCACAACTTCATTGCCGAGAACTGTTTGGTTCACAACTGCGACGATTTCGACACCCCGTATCTAATTGATAGGTTGGACAGACTCAACAAGCGCAACACTTCGACCGAGTACGACCTCGATTCGGACCGCCTCTCGCGCGTGAACGAGGTCTGGGATTCGGATTGGGGCGCGCCGACGGTCAAGGGCCGAGTCGTCTTCGACCTGCTGTACGCCTACAAGCGCACCCAGTTCTCCGAACTCGAATCCTACCGCCTCGACGCGGTAGGGGAAGTCGAGTTGGGCGTCGGCAAGGAGCGCTACCCCGGTGACATCGGCGACCTCTGGGAGAACGACCCCGAGCGTCTGCTTGAGTACAACGTCAGAGACGTGGAGTTGTGCGTCGAACTCGACCGCAAGCAGGACATCGTATCCTTCTGGGAGGAGGTGGCCTCCTTCGTCGGATGCAAACTCGAAGACGCCACGACGCCCGGCGACGCGGTGGACCTGTACGTCCTCCACAAGGCCCACGGGGAGTTTGCACTCCCCTCGAAAGGCAAACAGGAGAGCGAGGACTACGAGGGAGGCGCGGTGTTCGAACCCATCACGGGGGTCAAAGAGAACGTGACGGTGCTGGACTTGGCCAGCCTCTACCCCATGTCGATGACCACCATCAACGCCTCGCCCGAGACCAAGGTGGACCCCGACGAGTACGATGGCGACACCTACCGCGCGCCGACGGGCACCCACTTCCGGAAGGAACCCGACGGCATCATCCGCGAAATCATCGACGAGACGCTGGCCGAGCGCGAGGAGAAAAAATCCCTCCGGAACGAGCGCGAACCCGACACCCCCGAGTACGAGCGGTTCGACCGCCAGCAGAGAGCTGTCAAGGTAATCATGAACTCTCTGTACGGGGTCTTGGGATGGGAACGGTTCCGCCTCTACGACAAGGCGATGGGTGCCGCGATTACAGCTACTGGTCGGGACGTCATCGAATACACCCAACAGACGGCCAAAGAGATGGGCTACGAAGTGGCCTACGGGGACACCGACTCGGTGATGTTGGAACTCGGCGACGACGTTTCCAAGGGCGAAGCCATCGACCAGTCCTTCCAAATCGAGGAACACATCAACGAGGCCTACGACGACTTCGCACGCGAGGAACTCAACGCCGAGGAACACCGCTTCCAAATCGAGTTCGAGAAGCTCTACCGACGGTTCTTCCAAGCTGGCAAGAAGAAGCGCTACGCCGGACACATCGTCTGGAAGGAGGGCAAGGACGTAGACGACATAGACATCACGGGCTTCGAGTACAAGCGCTCGGACATCGCGCCCATCACGAAGGAGGTCCAGAAGCGGGTCATCGACATGATTGTCCACGGCGAGCAGTTGGACGACGTGAAGGAGTACGTCCACGACGTTATCGAGGACTACCAAGCCGGGAACGTGAATCTGGACGACGTGGGTATCCCCGGCGGCATCGGCAAACGCCTCGACGCCTACGACACCGATACCGCGCAGGTCCGGGGCGCGAAGTACGCCAACCTCCTGTTGGGCACCAACTTCCAGCGCGGAAGCAAGCCAAAGCGCCTCTACTTGGAGGGCGTCCACCCCGACTTCTGGCAGCGGATGGAGAACGAGGAGGGCTTCGAACCCAGCGGCAACTCCCGCGAGGACCGACTCTACCGCGAGTTCAAACAGGACCCCGACGTTATCTGCTTCGAGTTCGCCGACCAAGTGCCCGAGGAGTTCGATGTCGATTGGGACAAGATGCTCGAAAAGACCCTCCAAGGACCCATCGAGCGCATCCTCGAAGCACTCGGCATCTCGTGGGACGAGGTGAAGTCGGGCCAAGAACAGACCGGACTCGGCAGTTTCGTCTGA
- a CDS encoding helix-turn-helix transcriptional regulator, with protein MKEEIELKISGSDPATHARRILDKYAGDSEVETISISVMKEVDDSGSEPIKGDTRDTTRDNTPHNAEDKEEEKKTNTTQKERKKGDIRANTSHHRVLEVLRDITKDDPVSAKEVKKRIKDISESSIYPALTQLWERKLAERERVEDVANPYYKYEISDYGEKKLKELENPNNKVNNYT; from the coding sequence ATGAAGGAAGAAATCGAACTTAAAATTTCAGGAAGTGACCCAGCAACACATGCTCGTCGCATTTTGGATAAGTATGCGGGTGATTCAGAGGTAGAGACAATCAGTATCTCAGTTATGAAAGAGGTTGACGATTCCGGAAGTGAGCCGATAAAAGGAGACACTCGTGACACAACCAGAGACAATACCCCACATAATGCCGAAGATAAGGAAGAAGAAAAGAAGACAAACACCACACAAAAGGAGCGGAAGAAGGGAGACATCCGCGCAAATACTAGCCATCATCGAGTATTAGAGGTGTTACGTGATATAACAAAGGACGATCCAGTTTCGGCAAAAGAAGTAAAAAAGCGTATTAAGGATATTTCTGAGTCATCGATTTACCCTGCACTTACTCAGTTATGGGAACGCAAACTCGCGGAGCGAGAGCGTGTTGAGGATGTTGCGAATCCATACTACAAATACGAAATCAGTGATTACGGTGAAAAGAAGCTTAAGGAACTCGAAAATCCCAATAACAAAGTGAATAACTACACATGA
- the sufD gene encoding Fe-S cluster assembly protein SufD codes for MTATQVHETISEETVREISDELGEPDWLLETRLDALSALGELDMPDVIRTPGRDWTNLDALDYEGFVDPLNAAEEKDQVGPEDAEVLPISEAVSEREDLLKEHFGSVIDPQENYLTALSTALFSTGTLVYVPKNVDAEDVTIRTTQHSQSLFNYTLVVTEQSSSVTILERQDTGESVEGERYYSGIVEVAAGENSHVQYGSLQDLDEETYNYTLKRGDADDYATVNWVEGNLGSRLTKSSVETELNGEGSETKTVGAFFGHDDQHFDIAARVWHNTAHTTADLVTRGVLDDEARSVYEGVQDVGRDAWDTNSYQRENTLMLSDESEADASPKLIINNHDTEASHSATVGQIDEEDMFYMTSRGLDDESARNMLVEGFFVPVLEEVEVEELREDLQIRIEERLHE; via the coding sequence ATGACCGCCACACAGGTACACGAGACCATCTCGGAAGAGACGGTCCGAGAGATTTCCGACGAACTCGGCGAACCCGACTGGCTGTTGGAGACGCGCCTCGACGCGCTGTCGGCGCTCGGCGAGTTGGACATGCCCGACGTGATTCGGACGCCGGGCCGGGACTGGACCAACCTCGACGCCCTCGACTACGAGGGCTTCGTGGACCCGCTGAACGCCGCCGAGGAGAAAGACCAAGTGGGTCCCGAGGACGCCGAAGTCCTGCCTATCTCGGAGGCAGTCTCCGAGCGCGAGGACCTCCTGAAAGAACACTTCGGGTCGGTCATCGACCCGCAGGAGAACTATCTGACCGCGCTCTCGACGGCCCTGTTCAGCACGGGGACGCTCGTCTACGTCCCGAAGAACGTAGACGCCGAGGACGTGACCATCCGGACGACTCAGCACTCCCAGTCGCTGTTCAACTACACGCTGGTCGTAACCGAGCAGTCGAGTTCGGTGACGATTCTCGAACGCCAAGACACGGGCGAATCCGTCGAAGGCGAACGGTACTACAGCGGCATCGTGGAAGTCGCCGCGGGCGAGAACAGTCACGTCCAGTACGGGTCCCTGCAGGACTTGGACGAAGAGACGTACAACTACACGCTAAAGCGCGGTGACGCCGACGACTACGCCACGGTCAACTGGGTCGAGGGTAACCTCGGGTCGCGTCTCACCAAGTCTTCGGTCGAGACCGAACTCAACGGCGAAGGCTCCGAGACCAAGACGGTCGGGGCGTTCTTCGGCCACGACGACCAGCACTTCGACATCGCGGCCCGCGTCTGGCACAACACGGCCCACACGACGGCGGACCTCGTGACCCGCGGCGTGTTGGACGACGAGGCCCGGTCGGTCTACGAGGGCGTCCAAGACGTTGGCCGGGACGCGTGGGATACCAACTCCTACCAGCGCGAGAACACCCTGATGCTCTCCGACGAGAGCGAGGCCGACGCCTCGCCGAAACTCATCATCAACAACCACGACACCGAGGCCAGTCACTCGGCCACGGTGGGCCAAATCGACGAGGAGGACATGTTCTACATGACCTCCCGCGGGCTTGACGACGAGTCGGCCCGCAACATGCTCGTGGAAGGCTTCTTCGTGCCCGTCCTCGAAGAGGTCGAAGTCGAGGAACTCCGCGAGGACCTCCAGATTCGCATCGAAGAACGGCTTCACGAGTAG
- a CDS encoding ferritin-like domain-containing protein — translation MTVNDRVSTDTQLARLLQIGIVLEEVVEVRAARHYETLSPEERDDDIEALLEDAREESADHRRRLESLIDQLDADAVPLEEVESMVEATYAQTGPEDFDGILYDQLHGEETAYKFYDDLIGAVEASETTFALDREELLATLKAIREEEAEGVEEVTEVMEARE, via the coding sequence ATGACCGTCAACGACCGGGTCTCGACCGACACCCAACTCGCCCGCCTGCTCCAAATCGGCATCGTGCTGGAGGAGGTCGTCGAGGTCCGCGCGGCGCGTCACTACGAGACGCTCTCGCCGGAAGAGCGCGACGACGACATCGAGGCGTTGCTCGAAGACGCCCGCGAGGAGTCGGCGGACCACCGTCGGCGACTGGAGTCGCTCATCGACCAGTTGGACGCCGATGCGGTCCCCCTCGAAGAAGTCGAGTCGATGGTCGAAGCCACCTACGCCCAGACCGGTCCGGAGGACTTCGACGGCATCCTCTACGACCAACTCCACGGCGAGGAGACCGCCTACAAGTTCTACGACGACCTCATCGGGGCCGTCGAAGCCAGCGAGACGACGTTCGCGCTCGACCGGGAGGAGTTGCTCGCCACGCTGAAGGCGATTCGGGAGGAAGAAGCCGAGGGCGTCGAGGAAGTCACCGAGGTCATGGAGGCCCGAGAATGA
- a CDS encoding ABC transporter ATP-binding protein, protein MATLELKNLHAEVVEADEKILDGVDLEVKSGEIHALMGPNGSGKSTTAKVIAGHPAYEVTEGEVLLHLDDEDVPEDKRSWDLLELEPNERAALGVFLGFQYPAEIEGVTMVNFLRQALNAKLEEREELFEDEEEAETDEEDDAGYDTSPMEGPADEGEVGVAEFQQILSEKMELLDMDEKFAQRYLNAGFSGGEKKQNEVLQAAILEPSIAVLDEIDSGLDIDRLQDVSNGINALRDEQGTGVLQITHYQRILDYVEPDHVHVMLDGEIAMSGGAELAEKLEDKGYDWVRDEVYEAA, encoded by the coding sequence ATGGCAACGCTCGAACTCAAAAATCTACATGCAGAGGTCGTCGAAGCCGACGAGAAGATTCTCGACGGCGTCGACCTCGAGGTCAAATCCGGCGAGATTCACGCCCTGATGGGTCCCAACGGGAGCGGGAAGTCCACCACGGCGAAAGTAATCGCTGGCCACCCGGCCTACGAGGTAACGGAGGGTGAGGTACTGCTTCACCTCGACGACGAGGACGTTCCCGAGGACAAGCGGTCGTGGGACCTGCTGGAACTCGAACCGAACGAGCGCGCCGCGCTCGGCGTCTTCCTCGGCTTCCAGTACCCGGCCGAAATCGAAGGCGTCACGATGGTCAACTTCCTCCGACAGGCACTGAACGCCAAACTCGAAGAGCGCGAGGAACTCTTCGAGGACGAAGAGGAAGCCGAGACTGACGAGGAAGACGACGCTGGCTACGACACCAGCCCCATGGAAGGTCCCGCCGACGAGGGCGAAGTCGGCGTCGCGGAGTTCCAGCAGATTCTCTCCGAGAAAATGGAACTGCTCGACATGGACGAGAAGTTCGCACAGCGCTACCTCAACGCGGGCTTCTCCGGCGGCGAGAAGAAGCAAAACGAGGTGCTTCAGGCCGCCATCCTCGAACCGTCCATCGCGGTGCTTGACGAAATCGACTCCGGTCTCGACATCGACCGACTACAGGACGTGTCCAACGGCATCAACGCCCTGCGCGACGAGCAGGGCACCGGCGTCCTCCAGATTACCCACTACCAGCGGATTCTGGACTACGTGGAACCGGACCACGTTCACGTCATGCTCGACGGCGAAATCGCCATGAGCGGCGGTGCAGAACTCGCCGAGAAACTCGAAGACAAGGGGTACGACTGGGTCCGCGACGAAGTGTACGAGGCCGCGTAA
- a CDS encoding HD domain-containing protein: protein MGVEIKESPVSDTEFEEMKDFVYEYLAASVENEDGGGRMRWYPWHSAEYRFNHILNVVDLAGTIAEKEGANEDVARVAALFHDIAKLDADQEVHAEEGARIARKYLETHGDFPESFIEEVCKAVENHSYQGDLTDLPKETQCLIEADLLDKVGANGTALMLLRMGYEARTHMDAAEMVDRVMERGKDAAKRVQSETAEGIAHKRLKRVKWFREWLEGEVPEMDREESPDRRTQRRP, encoded by the coding sequence GTGGGAGTCGAAATTAAGGAGTCACCGGTCTCCGACACCGAGTTCGAGGAGATGAAGGACTTCGTGTACGAGTACCTCGCCGCCAGCGTCGAGAACGAGGACGGCGGCGGGCGGATGCGGTGGTACCCGTGGCACTCCGCGGAGTACCGATTCAACCACATCCTCAACGTGGTGGACCTCGCGGGCACCATCGCCGAGAAGGAGGGTGCGAACGAGGACGTGGCGCGCGTGGCCGCTCTGTTCCACGACATCGCCAAACTCGACGCCGACCAAGAGGTCCACGCCGAGGAGGGCGCGCGCATCGCCCGGAAGTACCTCGAAACCCACGGAGACTTCCCCGAGTCGTTCATCGAGGAGGTCTGCAAGGCCGTCGAGAACCACTCCTATCAGGGCGATTTGACCGACCTGCCCAAGGAGACCCAGTGTCTCATCGAGGCCGACCTGCTGGACAAGGTGGGCGCGAACGGCACCGCCCTGATGTTGCTACGGATGGGTTACGAGGCCCGCACCCACATGGACGCCGCCGAGATGGTCGATAGGGTGATGGAACGGGGTAAGGACGCCGCCAAGCGCGTCCAGAGCGAGACCGCGGAGGGAATCGCCCACAAGCGACTCAAGCGCGTCAAGTGGTTCCGGGAGTGGTTGGAGGGCGAGGTCCCCGAGATGGACCGCGAGGAGTCGCCGGACCGCCGAACTCAGCGACGGCCGTAA